The following are encoded in a window of Bos indicus isolate NIAB-ARS_2022 breed Sahiwal x Tharparkar chromosome 7, NIAB-ARS_B.indTharparkar_mat_pri_1.0, whole genome shotgun sequence genomic DNA:
- the LOC109561186 gene encoding olfactory receptor 7G1-like yields the protein MEPRNQTAVSEFLLMRLTENEKLKTILFNLFLSMYLVTVLGNLLIILAVIFDSHLHTPMYFFLSHLSFTDIGLSTTIIPKILVNMQAQSQRITYTGCLTQICFVLILVCWESFLLGAMAYDRYVAICHPLRYTVIVNPHLCVMLTLLSLFISIGNALLHTLMVLPLSFCKELEISLFFCEVVQVIKLACSDTLINNALLYFAISLLGGIPVFGIIFSYTKIISSILRQSSVGGKYKTFSTCGSHLSVVSLFYGTGFGVYICSAIPDSPRKTAVASLMYTMVTPTMNPFIYSLRNKDMKGALRKLFSRVPTIL from the coding sequence ATGGAACCCAGAAACCAAACAGCTGTTTCTGAATTTCTTCTCATGAGACTGACAGAGAATGAAAAACTGAAGACCATCTTATTCAACCTGTTCCTGTCCATGTACCTGGTCACTGTCCTGggaaacctgctcatcatcctggctGTCATCTttgactcccacctccacacccccatgtacttctttctctCCCATCTGTCCTTTACAGACATTGGTTTAAGCACAACCATCATCCCAAAGATCCTGGTAAACATGCAAGCACAGAGTCAAAGAATCACTTACACGGGTTGCCTCACTCAGATCTGTTTTGTCTTGATTTTGGTTTGTTGGGAAAGTTTTCTCCTTGGAgcaatggcctatgaccgctatgtggctaTTTGTCACCCACTGAGGTACACAGTCATCGTGAACCCCCACCTCTGTGTTATGCTGACTCTACTCTCCTTGTTCATTAGCATTGGGAATGCCCTGCTCCACACTCTGATGGTGCTGCCACTATCCTTCTGCAAGGAACTGGAAATCTCCCTCTTCTTCTGTGAAGTTGTTCAGGTCATCAAGCTTGCCTGCTCTGATACTCTCATTAATAATGCTCTTCTTTATTTTGCAATTAGCCTATTAGGTGGCATTCCTGTTTTCGGAATCATTTTCTCTTACACTAAAATAATCTCCTCTATTTTGAGACAGTCATCAGTGGGTGGAAAGTATAAAACTTTTTCTACCTGTGGGTCTCACCTTTCAGTTGTGTCCTTATTCTATGGGACAGGTTTTGGAGTGTACATTTGTTCTGCAATTCCTGACTCTCCCAGGAAGACTGCAGTGGCTTCATTGATGTACACCATGGTCACTCCCACGatgaaccccttcatctacagcctgaggaacaaaGACATGAAGGGAGCTTTGAGGAAACTCTTCAGTAGAGTACCTACTATTCTATGA